The stretch of DNA ATGAGTTTCTTAAGAGAGAAAACGACTATCCCTGTCACTGGCTGTATAGCCCAGCTTGGCTCTGATGTCACTTTTGGGACTACAGAGTGCTTCCTGCTGGCCACCATGGCCTATgatcgctatgtggccatctgctcTCCCTTGCTCTActccacccagatgtccccagtgGTCTGCTTCCTCCTATTGGGGGCTTCCTACCTGGGTGGATGCATGAACGCTTCATCATTTACTGGCTGTTTGATGAATCTAACCTTCTGTGGACCAAACAAAATCAACCATTTCTTCTGTGACCTCTTTCCACTCTTGAAGCTTTCTTGTGGCCATGTTTATATTGCCGAAATATCGCCCGCCATCTCTTCCGCATCCGTCCTCATAAGCACACTGTTTACCATAATTGTGTCCTATACCTACATTCTCCACTCAATCCTGAATATGCGCTCTACTGAGGGGAGAAAGAAGGCCTTCTCAACCTGCACCTCCCACCTCACCGCAGTCACTTTGTTTTATGGGACAGTTTTGTTCGTTTATGTGATGCCCAAGTCAACTTATTCAGCTGATCAGGTCAAAGTGGCATCTGTGATCTATACAGTGGTAGTCCCCATGTTGAACCCCCTCATCTATAGCCTGAGAAACAAGGAGGTAAAAGGAGCCATGCGAAAACTAATGGCTAAAATGCATTGGTTCTCCTGAATTACATCAGATATAAATCCATAAATAACGAACCAATGATTTGAGGAAACATTTGTGCTGGATACTTTAATGATATTTATCACTAACTT from Canis lupus dingo isolate Sandy chromosome 21, ASM325472v2, whole genome shotgun sequence encodes:
- the LOC112667953 gene encoding olfactory receptor 481 gives rise to the protein MENENHTTVTEFIILGLTDNPTLCAIFFVIFLGVYIITIVGNISIIILIRSSPQLHTPMYLFLSHLAFVDIGYSTSVTPIMLMSFLREKTTIPVTGCIAQLGSDVTFGTTECFLLATMAYDRYVAICSPLLYSTQMSPVVCFLLLGASYLGGCMNASSFTGCLMNLTFCGPNKINHFFCDLFPLLKLSCGHVYIAEISPAISSASVLISTLFTIIVSYTYILHSILNMRSTEGRKKAFSTCTSHLTAVTLFYGTVLFVYVMPKSTYSADQVKVASVIYTVVVPMLNPLIYSLRNKEVKGAMRKLMAKMHWFS